The genomic interval CGCGTCCACGACCGTCGACCCGAGTCCTCCGCCGGTCTTCCCGCCGTCTATCAGTATGTCTATACCGTCCCCGAAGTAGGCGGCCGCCTCGTCGGCCGTCGCGGCCGGGGGTTTCCCGGACGGGTTCGCGCTCGTTGCGGTTATGGGGGAGCCGAGTGCGGTAACGAGCTTCATGGCCGTATCCGAGCTCGACTCCCTAACGCCCACCGTGCCGGTCCCGGCCGTAAGTGTCGGAGGTAGGACGTCCCTTGCCTTCAGTATGATGGTAAGCGGGCCGGGCCAAAAATATTCGATAAGTCTTTCGGCGAGCGGCGGGACCTCCTCCACCACCATACGCAGCATCTCCCGGTCCCGTACGATAACGGACACCGGATTCTCCGGCGGCCGGCCCTTGAGCGTGAAGAGCCCCCTTACGGCCTCTTCGTTAAAGGGGTCCACGCCCAGGCCGTAGAAAGTCTCGGTGGGGTAGGCGATGACACCGCCTTTTTTAAAGGCGGTGACGGCCTTATCGAAAGGCCCGTCAGGCTTCAAGGTGGTAGGCAAAGGAAGGTCCTTCTTTACTTCTTGAGTTTTTTCGCCTTGGCCGCGACCTTCCGTGCCTGGGCCGTCTTGAACCTCTTGACCTTCGTCCTGAGCCGCTTGTTGGAGAGCGAGAGTATCTGGGCGGCGAATATGGCGGCGTTCTTAGCGCCCGCCTCGCCTATGGCCATCGACGCCACGGGCACCCCCCCGGGCATCTGGACGGTCGACAGCAGCGAGTCCAGCCCCTTCAGCATGCTCGACCCTATGGGGACCCCTATAACCGGGAGCGAGGTCTCGGCGGCTATGAAGCCGGCGAGGTGCGCCGCCGCCCCGGCCCCGGC from Thermodesulfobacteriota bacterium carries:
- a CDS encoding L-threonylcarbamoyladenylate synthase, yielding MPTTLKPDGPFDKAVTAFKKGGVIAYPTETFYGLGVDPFNEEAVRGLFTLKGRPPENPVSVIVRDREMLRMVVEEVPPLAERLIEYFWPGPLTIILKARDVLPPTLTAGTGTVGVRESSSDTAMKLVTALGSPITATSANPSGKPPAATADEAAAYFGDGIDILIDGGKTGGGLGSTVVDATGEEIEIIREGEIPASEILTLTEKGGEG
- the purE gene encoding 5-(carboxyamino)imidazole ribonucleotide mutase; amino-acid sequence: MAKPLVGIVMGSDSDMAVMEEAVKVLDGFAVPHEVTISSAHRTPKKTSAYARSAERRGIKVIIAGAGAAAHLAGFIAAETSLPVIGVPIGSSMLKGLDSLLSTVQMPGGVPVASMAIGEAGAKNAAIFAAQILSLSNKRLRTKVKRFKTAQARKVAAKAKKLKK